One segment of Pseudanabaena sp. PCC 6802 DNA contains the following:
- a CDS encoding BolA family protein has translation MISTTDIESLIAAALPGAKVQVQDPNRDGQHFNAIVIAEQFSGLTTIKQHRLVNDALKAYLDSGAIHALQLKTYSPEQWQNFSVQIS, from the coding sequence ATGATCTCTACCACTGATATAGAATCTCTGATCGCTGCTGCCCTCCCTGGAGCTAAAGTACAAGTGCAAGACCCCAATCGCGACGGCCAGCATTTTAATGCGATCGTAATTGCCGAGCAGTTTAGCGGCTTAACCACAATTAAACAACACAGGTTAGTCAATGATGCCTTAAAAGCATACCTCGATAGCGGGGCAATCCATGCCCTCCAACTCAAAACCTACAGCCCCGAACAGTGGCAAAACTTCTCCGTACAAATTAGCTAA
- a CDS encoding MFS transporter, translating into MSNPDRLTGSSISSKLDFPTKLAYGAGDLGAAMTANLLSFFLLFFFTNVAGLDPGLAGLILLIGKVWDAVNDPIVGVLSDRTKSRQGRRLPWMLYSAIPFGIFFWLQWLVPTTDKWGLFWYYVIIAILFNTFYTAVNLPYTALTAELTQDYHERTSLTSFRFTFSIGGSILSLVLANIIFAAFKSNAAQSSGSCSADSLQYLVLGGVCAVIAVLSIYWCVWGIRDRALMAERQRLHAQASEPVEEMSFARQLSVVFSNRPFLYVIGIYFCSWLAVQITASIIPYYVVNYMGLTETDFIQVTIAVQGTALAMLYVWSALSKKFGKKAIYFAGMGFWIIAQAGLFFLKPGQIGLMYVLAVLAGFGVSTAYLIPWSMVPDVTELDELQTGQRREGIFYAFMVLLQKMGLAVGLFLLGVGLSWSGFQERLPCQPAPTQPPSALQAILIAIGPLPTATLICSLVLAYFYPITREYHAEILYRLNERRNARN; encoded by the coding sequence ATGAGCAATCCCGATCGCTTGACTGGATCTAGCATCTCCTCAAAGCTCGATTTCCCAACCAAGCTTGCCTACGGTGCAGGCGATCTGGGCGCAGCAATGACCGCCAACCTGCTGTCGTTCTTTCTACTATTCTTTTTCACCAATGTAGCAGGCTTAGATCCGGGCTTAGCAGGGCTTATCTTGCTGATTGGCAAAGTGTGGGATGCCGTTAACGATCCGATTGTGGGCGTGCTCAGCGATCGCACCAAATCGCGTCAGGGCAGGCGGTTACCCTGGATGCTATATAGCGCTATTCCCTTTGGCATTTTCTTTTGGTTGCAGTGGTTGGTACCAACTACTGATAAGTGGGGGTTGTTCTGGTACTACGTAATTATTGCGATTCTGTTCAACACGTTCTATACCGCTGTTAACCTACCCTATACGGCTCTAACCGCAGAACTAACTCAGGATTACCACGAGCGCACCAGCCTTACCAGTTTCCGATTTACCTTCTCGATTGGTGGCAGCATTCTCTCTCTAGTACTGGCTAATATTATCTTTGCTGCCTTTAAATCCAATGCCGCGCAGTCATCCGGCAGTTGCAGCGCTGACAGCTTGCAATATCTAGTTCTGGGAGGAGTTTGCGCAGTAATCGCCGTGTTATCGATCTATTGGTGCGTGTGGGGCATCCGCGATCGCGCTCTCATGGCAGAGCGCCAGCGCCTGCACGCGCAAGCTTCAGAGCCTGTAGAGGAGATGAGCTTTGCTCGGCAGTTGAGCGTTGTATTTAGCAATCGTCCTTTTTTATACGTAATTGGGATTTATTTCTGTTCCTGGCTGGCCGTACAAATCACAGCATCGATTATTCCCTACTATGTTGTGAATTATATGGGACTGACGGAAACGGATTTCATCCAAGTGACTATTGCCGTTCAAGGCACAGCTCTGGCGATGTTATACGTATGGAGCGCGCTGAGTAAGAAATTTGGGAAGAAGGCTATCTACTTTGCCGGTATGGGCTTTTGGATTATCGCGCAAGCCGGTTTATTCTTTCTCAAGCCCGGTCAGATCGGCTTAATGTACGTTCTTGCCGTCCTGGCTGGATTTGGGGTTTCAACTGCCTACCTAATTCCCTGGTCAATGGTACCGGATGTGACGGAATTGGACGAATTGCAAACGGGTCAGCGACGGGAAGGCATATTTTATGCTTTTATGGTGCTATTGCAAAAAATGGGACTGGCGGTTGGATTATTTCTACTAGGTGTTGGGCTTTCCTGGTCGGGATTTCAAGAAAGATTGCCCTGTCAGCCCGCACCTACCCAACCCCCTTCTGCTTTACAAGCAATTCTAATTGCGATCGGGCCTTTGCCAACTGCCACTTTGATTTGCAGTTTAGTCCTGGCTTACTTTTATCCAATTACTCGTGAGTACCATGCCGAGATTCTCTATCGATTGAACGAACGGAGGAATGCTCGGAACTAG
- a CDS encoding TrmH family RNA methyltransferase, translating to MLTSTNNPLIKQLRQLGKSAKERRKQNLFLLEGTHALMEAIATQYPLDTICCTEAWAESHSQIFLRERAIASRVELVGQNVIEAIATTVNPDGVVAAAPLPENKSIEIASLGLALESLQDPGNMGAIIRSAVAVGVDGILVSQDSVDATNPKIIRATAGQWFRCPRQTVDNLPDAVRAWQNTGGVAIATLSDARISYWDFDFTQPSLILLGNEGNGLSKEMVAIADVAVKIPLSPDVESLNVAIAASLLLYEAKRQREYHRH from the coding sequence TTGCTGACCAGTACCAATAATCCCTTAATTAAACAATTGCGCCAACTTGGCAAAAGTGCCAAGGAAAGACGCAAGCAAAATCTCTTTCTGCTTGAAGGTACTCATGCTCTCATGGAGGCGATCGCTACCCAATATCCCCTGGATACCATTTGCTGTACGGAAGCGTGGGCGGAATCTCATTCCCAAATTTTTTTGCGAGAGCGGGCGATCGCGAGTCGAGTGGAGCTTGTAGGCCAGAACGTAATAGAAGCGATCGCGACGACGGTTAATCCTGATGGTGTGGTGGCAGCAGCACCGCTACCTGAGAATAAGTCGATTGAGATTGCGAGTTTGGGTTTAGCGCTGGAATCGCTTCAAGATCCAGGGAATATGGGCGCAATTATCCGATCGGCGGTGGCGGTGGGTGTCGATGGAATTCTAGTCAGTCAAGATAGCGTTGATGCCACTAACCCTAAAATTATCCGAGCCACAGCGGGGCAGTGGTTCCGATGTCCCAGACAAACAGTAGATAATTTGCCGGATGCCGTTCGCGCTTGGCAAAATACTGGTGGTGTAGCGATCGCCACCCTATCCGATGCCAGGATCTCTTATTGGGATTTCGATTTTACCCAACCGAGTTTAATTCTGTTGGGAAATGAAGGTAATGGCTTATCCAAGGAAATGGTTGCCATTGCGGATGTAGCGGTAAAGATCCCGCTGAGTCCAGATGTGGAGTCTTTGAACGTGGCGATCGCGGCATCGCTCTTGCTATACGAAGCCAAGCGCCAAAGGGAATATCACCGCCACTAG
- a CDS encoding CbtB domain-containing protein, producing the protein MKSSIQVSPWRRTERLVLSVPTQSILYILLWSLIIWMVYFSTYPAVHDKVHSLRHHTLGVSCH; encoded by the coding sequence ATGAAAAGCTCAATCCAAGTTTCACCATGGCGACGCACTGAGAGGTTAGTTTTATCAGTGCCAACCCAGTCAATTCTCTACATTCTGCTCTGGTCGCTGATTATTTGGATGGTCTATTTCAGTACTTATCCGGCAGTACACGATAAAGTTCATTCCCTCAGACATCACACGCTTGGCGTTAGTTGTCATTGA
- the glmU gene encoding bifunctional UDP-N-acetylglucosamine diphosphorylase/glucosamine-1-phosphate N-acetyltransferase GlmU, with amino-acid sequence MLAVAILAAGKGTRMKSDLPKVVHELGGRSLVKRVLDAATALSPKRRLIIVGYGQALVREALAAEPGLEFVEQAEQLGTGHAIQQLLEPLQGFTGDLVVLTGDTPLLTTQTIADLVATHRDRHAAATVLTALLPDPTGYGRVFCDRNNQIECIIEHRDCTDAQRQNQRVSAGVYCFKWPELAEILPKLSNNNDQKEYYLTEVFNYLSPVFAQDVEDYEESFGINSRVQLAHAYEVLQSRIRDKWMRLGVTMNLPDTITIDDTVELEPNVIIEPQTHLRGYTKIKSGSVIGPGSLIENSTIAENCRVLYATVEDSQIGAGCRVGPYTHISKESIVGDRCRVGNFVELKKTRMGENTNAAHLSYLGDATLGNRVNIGAGTVTANYDGFNKHPTVIGDRSKTGANSVLVAPIQIGKNVNIASGSVVTTNVEDNALAIARARETIKPDYYDEDGRKKVK; translated from the coding sequence ATGTTAGCAGTGGCAATTTTGGCAGCGGGCAAAGGTACTCGTATGAAGTCCGATCTGCCCAAGGTGGTACACGAGTTGGGCGGGCGATCGCTGGTAAAGCGGGTCTTAGATGCGGCTACCGCCCTATCACCCAAACGGCGGTTGATAATTGTAGGTTACGGCCAAGCTTTGGTGCGAGAGGCACTGGCAGCAGAACCAGGTTTAGAGTTTGTAGAACAGGCGGAGCAACTGGGGACAGGGCACGCGATTCAGCAATTACTGGAGCCATTACAAGGTTTCACGGGAGATCTGGTAGTTTTAACTGGCGATACACCACTACTGACAACCCAAACTATTGCGGATTTAGTAGCAACCCATCGCGATCGCCATGCTGCTGCTACCGTCCTCACTGCTTTATTACCCGATCCCACCGGCTATGGACGGGTTTTTTGCGATCGGAACAATCAGATCGAATGCATTATCGAACACCGCGACTGTACCGACGCGCAACGACAGAATCAGCGCGTGAGTGCGGGCGTGTATTGCTTTAAATGGCCAGAACTGGCTGAGATTTTACCCAAACTTTCTAATAACAACGATCAAAAAGAGTACTATCTCACCGAAGTTTTCAATTATCTCTCTCCTGTCTTTGCTCAAGATGTGGAAGATTATGAAGAGAGCTTCGGGATCAACAGCCGCGTGCAACTTGCCCACGCCTATGAGGTACTTCAGAGCCGTATTCGCGATAAATGGATGCGGTTGGGCGTGACGATGAATTTGCCTGACACGATTACAATCGACGACACGGTAGAACTAGAGCCAAACGTGATTATCGAGCCGCAAACTCATCTGCGCGGCTATACCAAAATCAAGTCGGGATCGGTAATTGGCCCTGGCAGTTTAATCGAAAATAGTACTATTGCAGAGAACTGTCGCGTTCTCTATGCCACTGTAGAAGATAGCCAGATTGGCGCAGGTTGTCGCGTTGGCCCCTACACTCACATCAGTAAAGAGTCAATCGTGGGGGATCGCTGTCGGGTTGGCAATTTTGTCGAGCTGAAAAAGACGCGAATGGGAGAGAATACTAACGCCGCTCATCTCAGTTATCTGGGCGATGCCACGCTGGGGAATCGGGTCAACATCGGTGCGGGAACGGTTACCGCAAACTATGACGGTTTTAATAAGCATCCTACAGTGATAGGCGATCGCAGCAAAACTGGTGCCAACTCCGTTTTGGTAGCGCCAATTCAGATTGGTAAAAACGTTAACATTGCATCTGGCTCAGTAGTTACCACTAATGTGGAGGATAATGCCCTGGCTATTGCTAGAGCTAGGGAAACAATCAAGCCAGACTATTATGATGAGGATGGGCGCAAGAAAGTTAAGTAA
- a CDS encoding TMEM165/GDT1 family protein, which produces MTYLLKPDGFSPPDRLVKTEHFQILTTTFLTVFLAEIGDKTQLTTLTIAASSRSPAIVFLGAALALVTTSFLGVVAGKWLSKKVSPNLLNTMTGLSFLLLAISLVWDAIL; this is translated from the coding sequence GTGACGTATTTACTAAAGCCAGACGGCTTTTCTCCTCCTGATCGCTTAGTTAAAACCGAGCACTTTCAGATCTTAACCACCACATTTCTGACAGTATTTCTAGCTGAGATCGGCGATAAGACTCAACTAACAACTTTGACAATCGCCGCTTCATCGCGATCGCCTGCGATCGTATTTCTGGGTGCGGCGTTGGCACTAGTCACCACTAGTTTTCTGGGCGTAGTCGCGGGCAAGTGGTTATCTAAGAAAGTATCGCCCAATTTACTCAACACCATGACTGGCCTGAGTTTTTTATTGCTTGCCATAAGTTTAGTCTGGGATGCGATTCTGTAG
- a CDS encoding TMEM165/GDT1 family protein, with amino-acid sequence MDWQLLALSFGTIFVSELGDKSQLATLSLSGNSKAPRRYIFLGSALALLAASLIGVLLGGQVSQFLPTRLLKAIAAFVFAIVAIRLLSSHPET; translated from the coding sequence ATGGATTGGCAATTACTAGCTTTGAGTTTCGGTACTATTTTTGTCTCGGAGTTAGGTGATAAAAGCCAGCTTGCTACGCTCAGTTTGAGCGGTAACTCGAAGGCTCCCCGCCGCTATATCTTTCTAGGTTCAGCTTTAGCACTATTAGCAGCGAGTTTAATTGGAGTGCTGCTAGGCGGTCAGGTATCGCAGTTTTTACCAACTAGACTGCTCAAAGCGATCGCTGCGTTCGTATTCGCGATCGTGGCGATTCGCCTTCTATCTTCCCACCCAGAAACATAG
- a CDS encoding fatty acid desaturase, which produces MQLNINPHQLEEQVFGEKELSFTLQDLKNVIPAYCFEPSIGRSLFYFFLDISIIAGLYAIAYSLDSWWFFPLFWLMQGTMFWALFVVGHDCGHSSFSKIKWLNNLIGHLCHTPILVPYHGWRISHRTHHANTGNIDTDESWYPVSESQYNAMTGIEKFLRYKLFLLAYPVYLFKRSPGKTGSHFLPSSPLFRPSEKWDAIASTVCWGLMVTFLGVLTFKFGFLFLFKYYVMPYLVFVVWLDLVTYLHHTVEEIPWYRGNDWYFLKGALSTVDRDYGFINPIHHNIGTHVAHHIFLNMPHYHLLTATEAIKPILGEYYRKSTEPIWKTLFKSAKTCYFVPNEGSPVYYERKK; this is translated from the coding sequence GTGCAATTAAATATTAATCCCCATCAACTGGAAGAGCAAGTTTTTGGTGAAAAAGAACTCTCTTTTACCCTCCAAGATTTGAAGAATGTTATTCCCGCTTATTGTTTTGAACCTTCGATCGGCAGATCGCTATTTTACTTTTTTTTAGATATTAGTATTATTGCGGGTTTATATGCGATCGCCTATTCTCTTGATTCCTGGTGGTTTTTCCCCCTTTTCTGGCTCATGCAAGGAACTATGTTCTGGGCGTTATTTGTAGTTGGTCATGATTGCGGTCACAGTTCTTTTTCTAAGATAAAATGGCTGAATAATCTGATTGGTCATTTATGCCATACCCCCATTCTTGTCCCCTATCATGGTTGGCGTATCAGTCACCGCACCCACCACGCTAACACGGGTAATATTGACACGGATGAAAGTTGGTATCCTGTTTCGGAATCTCAATACAATGCAATGACAGGAATTGAGAAATTCTTACGTTACAAGCTATTTTTACTCGCTTATCCAGTATATTTGTTTAAAAGGTCTCCCGGAAAAACTGGTTCTCATTTCCTTCCCAGCAGTCCTTTATTCCGCCCTTCAGAAAAATGGGATGCGATCGCCAGTACAGTATGTTGGGGTTTAATGGTTACTTTTTTAGGTGTTTTAACCTTTAAATTTGGGTTTCTTTTCCTTTTTAAATATTATGTAATGCCCTATCTAGTATTTGTTGTCTGGCTAGATTTGGTAACATATCTCCATCACACAGTAGAAGAGATTCCTTGGTATCGTGGGAATGACTGGTATTTTCTTAAAGGTGCATTGTCAACTGTCGATCGCGATTATGGGTTTATTAACCCCATTCATCACAACATCGGTACCCATGTAGCTCATCATATCTTTTTGAATATGCCCCACTATCACCTTTTAACTGCTACTGAAGCTATTAAGCCCATTTTAGGTGAGTATTATCGTAAATCCACCGAACCGATTTGGAAAACTTTATTCAAATCTGCCAAGACTTGTTATTTTGTGCCCAATGAAGGTTCTCCAGTTTATTACGAACGCAAAAAGTAA